In Caldisphaera lagunensis DSM 15908, a single genomic region encodes these proteins:
- a CDS encoding alkaline phosphatase family protein, with amino-acid sequence MELDLEYPDYDNNMTIYGLSCGLAKFFDVKRNCMVNPIAFQGNKLVFIFIDGLGWELFNRLNIEIKGEVNKIKTVFPSTTSTVTTTLFTGQTPGEHGVLGYIMFNKKLGGIINTLRYNYVGEPINDSIKQYMGFIKAFPVKPWIHETNKKILTIIQNSISNTEFTNTLHRDLNRPDISYLVGYFNSTDMIINLIKSLSSNQYDGIFVYYDAVDHLGHSYGYNNEFHDFILYDAKYVLENLINVAYKFRDKYTFVLFADHGQITVKKTVVWNNDKELLDMLEVPPYGDSRAIWFRSRYNIKKYLEDKYNLLVFDKNEIIDSKLLGKVENEVMNNYMGDYLGISKDNETKYLYTYRENDPGLNLKGNHSGLTKEEMYVPLIII; translated from the coding sequence ATGGAACTAGATTTAGAATATCCAGATTATGATAATAATATGACAATTTATGGACTTTCTTGCGGATTAGCAAAATTTTTTGATGTAAAAAGAAATTGTATGGTAAATCCTATTGCTTTTCAAGGAAATAAGCTTGTTTTTATATTTATTGATGGCTTAGGATGGGAATTATTTAATAGATTAAATATTGAAATAAAAGGAGAAGTTAATAAGATAAAAACTGTTTTTCCTTCAACGACATCCACTGTTACAACAACATTATTTACTGGACAAACGCCTGGGGAACATGGAGTATTAGGATATATAATGTTTAATAAAAAGCTAGGAGGGATAATAAATACTTTAAGATATAATTATGTTGGTGAACCAATTAATGATAGTATAAAACAATATATGGGATTTATTAAGGCATTCCCTGTTAAACCATGGATTCATGAAACAAATAAAAAGATATTAACTATTATACAAAATAGCATATCAAATACAGAATTTACAAATACTCTCCATAGAGATTTAAATAGGCCTGATATTTCATATTTAGTGGGTTATTTTAACTCAACTGATATGATAATAAATTTGATAAAATCTTTATCTAGCAATCAATATGATGGAATATTTGTGTATTATGATGCAGTTGACCATTTAGGCCATTCCTATGGTTATAACAACGAATTCCATGATTTTATATTATATGATGCAAAATATGTCTTGGAAAATTTAATTAATGTGGCTTATAAATTTAGAGATAAATATACATTTGTCTTATTTGCAGATCATGGGCAAATTACAGTTAAAAAAACAGTTGTATGGAATAATGATAAAGAATTACTAGATATGCTTGAAGTACCGCCTTATGGGGATTCGAGAGCTATATGGTTTAGATCAAGGTATAATATAAAGAAGTATCTGGAAGATAAATACAACTTGCTTGTTTTTGACAAAAATGAAATAATTGATTCAAAGCTTTTAGGAAAGGTTGAGAATGAAGTAATGAATAACTATATGGGTGACTATTTGGGTATATCAAAGGATAATGAAACCAAATATCTATATACATATAGAGAAAATGATCCGGGTTTAAATTTAAAGGGAAACCATAGTGGTTTAACTAAAGAAGAGATGTATGTTCCATTAATTATTATATAG
- a CDS encoding MFS transporter, translating into MKSKNYLSYLIIFLISLTAQIPLTSMRYVVPYLAHSYGASIFIIGLLGTIYGLIYFILASIFGKLSDKFGIKKMASIGMILYILVIISYKFYDRPYEFLIGRAFEAVSMSMVWPAVESLSSKLGGKSKEEALLMYTFGWSVGASIAPYAVAYLLSYNYIYPLIFSSIISLISALLIISSKQGIEIEINKYEGNFSILFNIFLPMLLYGFDSSIFYSFYSVYGPVFGFNKEDTGLLGTLYGILQTLAFILSWLFAKKISSNKLIIGGTIMSVPLFILYFDHSYIFNSILFSILGLGMGFVYYATLINIFRTFHRDLTSKTGIFESSIGIGYVIGPLIAGIPTKLGYIFPWIILAIFSFIILIIEVYGYIEGKTI; encoded by the coding sequence ATGAAATCAAAAAATTACTTGTCATATTTAATAATATTTTTGATATCATTAACAGCTCAAATTCCCCTTACTTCAATGAGATATGTTGTACCATATTTAGCACATAGTTATGGAGCTTCAATTTTTATAATTGGCCTATTAGGGACAATTTACGGCTTAATATACTTTATTTTAGCTTCAATTTTTGGTAAATTATCTGATAAGTTTGGAATAAAAAAGATGGCCTCAATAGGCATGATTTTGTACATTTTAGTAATAATTAGCTATAAATTTTATGATAGACCTTACGAATTCCTTATAGGAAGAGCTTTTGAGGCAGTTTCAATGTCAATGGTTTGGCCTGCTGTTGAGAGTTTATCATCAAAGCTGGGTGGAAAAAGCAAAGAAGAAGCATTGCTTATGTATACCTTTGGCTGGAGTGTTGGGGCATCAATTGCTCCATATGCTGTGGCCTATTTGCTATCTTATAATTATATTTACCCATTAATTTTTTCATCAATAATTAGCTTGATAAGTGCTTTGCTTATTATTTCATCTAAACAAGGCATTGAAATAGAAATAAATAAATATGAGGGTAATTTTTCAATTTTATTTAACATATTTCTACCAATGTTATTATATGGATTTGATTCATCGATATTTTATAGTTTTTATAGCGTTTATGGTCCAGTCTTTGGTTTCAATAAAGAAGATACTGGATTATTAGGAACATTATATGGTATTTTGCAAACATTAGCTTTTATTTTGAGCTGGTTGTTTGCTAAAAAAATTTCATCAAATAAATTAATAATAGGTGGGACAATAATGAGTGTTCCATTATTCATTTTATATTTTGATCATAGTTACATATTTAATTCTATATTATTCTCGATCTTAGGTTTAGGGATGGGATTCGTTTATTATGCAACCTTAATTAATATATTTAGAACCTTCCATAGAGATCTTACTTCAAAAACAGGTATTTTTGAGTCATCTATAGGAATAGGTTATGTAATAGGTCCTCTAATTGCTGGAATTCCCACAAAATTAGGATATATTTTCCCTTGGATAATCTTAGCTATCTTTTCCTTTATAATATTAATAATAGAAGTTTATGGTTATATAGAAGGAAAAACTATATAA
- a CDS encoding thiamine pyrophosphate-dependent enzyme — protein MGRGHDAQPILNKVPSFVLNPENVYEKIVEKKTLANEFLNDFLKKINNYHGDSSRSVLNILITLYDYWIPKGIGLGISRSIILSKGHASPALYTLLALNKEIDYDELDTFATPNSRLQSHPEGGKIPGILFSTGSLGQGLSIANGIAYAAKLNNENKEIAVILGDGELDEGQIWESISTSYSLKIDNILAIVDRNGFQLSGPTEEIKIKESIKKKFEAFGWYTVEVKNDIKELMIALDLVSEIKGLPRALIVKSG, from the coding sequence ATGGGGCGAGGGCATGATGCCCAGCCAATATTAAATAAGGTTCCTTCCTTTGTGTTAAATCCTGAGAATGTATATGAAAAAATTGTTGAGAAAAAAACTTTGGCTAATGAGTTCTTGAATGATTTCCTCAAAAAAATCAATAATTATCATGGAGACTCTTCAAGATCAGTATTAAATATATTGATTACATTATATGATTATTGGATTCCAAAAGGTATTGGTCTAGGCATTTCAAGATCTATAATACTAAGCAAGGGACATGCATCACCTGCATTATATACATTGCTAGCTTTAAATAAAGAAATAGACTATGATGAACTAGATACATTCGCAACGCCAAATTCCCGTTTGCAATCTCATCCTGAAGGTGGAAAGATACCTGGTATATTGTTTTCAACGGGTTCATTAGGCCAAGGTTTGTCTATAGCAAATGGAATCGCATATGCTGCAAAATTAAACAATGAAAATAAGGAAATTGCTGTTATATTAGGAGATGGAGAATTAGATGAGGGACAAATATGGGAATCAATATCAACATCTTATTCCTTAAAAATAGACAATATTTTAGCAATAGTTGATAGGAACGGATTTCAACTATCCGGACCCACTGAAGAAATAAAAATAAAAGAATCCATTAAGAAAAAATTTGAAGCATTTGGTTGGTATACTGTAGAAGTTAAGAACGATATAAAAGAATTAATGATAGCATTAGATCTCGTTTCTGAAATAAAAGGATTGCCAAGGGCTTTAATTGTGAAAAGTGGTTAA
- a CDS encoding transketolase family protein, with translation MNLNYSYRESLGKALVKIGEKKKEVVVVDSDVSKSTYTKYFAEKFPNRFVSVGISEQDLIGFSAGLALGGKIPIAVAFSMFLMRAWEQIRNTIARDKLNVKIIGTHSGLSDFLDGSSHQALEDISLIRILPNFTVVAPSDIVSTEKLVYEMVDHIGPVYMRIGRDNSPKIYDDQEEFKIGKSKTLIEGDDILIISYGPMVEISREVVNLLRKKGFSSSLIDLYSIKPFDEQNVIKLAYKSNLIAIIEEHNVNGGVGDMISSFLSSRLPRKVVKIGIEDSFGTSARNYLELIEFFKLTPKNIEERLKVIYDEL, from the coding sequence ATGAACTTGAATTATAGCTATAGAGAATCATTAGGTAAAGCATTAGTCAAAATTGGGGAAAAGAAAAAGGAAGTTGTTGTAGTTGATTCTGATGTATCTAAATCAACGTATACAAAATATTTTGCAGAAAAATTTCCCAATAGATTTGTTTCTGTTGGCATAAGCGAACAAGATTTGATAGGATTTTCAGCTGGTTTAGCCTTAGGAGGAAAAATACCTATTGCGGTTGCATTTTCAATGTTTTTAATGAGAGCATGGGAGCAAATAAGAAATACAATAGCAAGAGATAAATTAAACGTGAAAATAATTGGCACTCATTCTGGCTTATCAGACTTTTTAGACGGATCATCACATCAAGCATTGGAAGATATATCTTTGATCAGGATTTTACCTAATTTCACTGTTGTAGCACCTTCAGATATTGTTTCTACAGAAAAACTTGTTTATGAAATGGTTGATCATATAGGTCCTGTTTACATGAGAATTGGTAGGGATAATTCCCCCAAAATATATGATGATCAAGAAGAATTCAAGATTGGGAAATCTAAAACATTAATTGAGGGGGATGATATTTTAATAATATCCTATGGTCCAATGGTAGAAATATCAAGAGAAGTGGTAAATTTATTAAGGAAAAAAGGATTTAGTTCATCATTAATTGATTTATATTCAATAAAGCCCTTTGATGAACAAAACGTGATAAAATTGGCTTACAAATCTAATTTAATAGCAATTATTGAAGAGCACAATGTAAATGGAGGAGTGGGGGATATGATTTCATCATTTTTATCTTCTAGACTTCCTAGAAAAGTTGTTAAAATAGGAATAGAGGATTCGTTTGGAACCTCAGCAAGAAATTATTTGGAATTAATTGAGTTTTTTAAATTAACACCTAAAAATATTGAGGAAAGATTGAAGGTGATTTATGATGAGTTATAA
- a CDS encoding shikimate kinase: MVRIQAKMHIAYAGVSIVNAIPCGIGAVLPINLKAFAKEGKRNRNSPLINAIEDYLIKNYKIKTSFEVYSEIPEGVGLKSSSAVSVAIISSISHKLGDVYPPKLSAIITKNYNLSITGAFDDAVASYEGKISFTDNINLKILKLEKPSHDLKVIIFINDKRHDLNLSLMRENCKSFKIAFEKAFNGNIYEGIKINGYLMSEINGYDKKILDLMMEKGALTAGISGNGPAYFSLVKEGEEGPILDYLSNKGKIIVSEVLK; this comes from the coding sequence GTGGTCAGAATACAAGCAAAAATGCATATAGCATATGCAGGAGTATCTATAGTTAATGCAATTCCATGCGGCATAGGAGCAGTATTGCCAATTAACTTGAAAGCATTTGCGAAAGAAGGAAAAAGAAACAGGAATTCGCCTTTAATCAATGCAATTGAAGATTATTTAATAAAAAATTATAAAATAAAAACAAGCTTTGAGGTATATTCTGAAATACCTGAAGGTGTTGGATTGAAAAGTAGTAGCGCTGTTTCTGTTGCAATCATTTCGTCAATAAGTCATAAACTTGGAGATGTTTATCCTCCTAAATTATCAGCTATAATAACAAAAAATTATAACTTATCTATAACTGGAGCATTTGATGATGCAGTTGCAAGTTATGAGGGAAAAATAAGCTTTACTGATAATATAAATCTTAAGATACTTAAACTGGAAAAACCAAGTCATGACTTAAAAGTAATAATATTTATAAATGATAAAAGGCATGACCTAAACTTGAGTTTAATGAGGGAAAATTGCAAATCATTTAAAATTGCTTTTGAAAAGGCGTTTAATGGGAACATATATGAAGGAATTAAAATAAATGGTTACCTTATGTCAGAAATAAATGGATATGATAAAAAAATTTTAGATTTAATGATGGAAAAGGGGGCATTAACAGCGGGAATTTCTGGTAATGGACCAGCATATTTTTCTTTAGTTAAAGAAGGAGAAGAGGGGCCTATATTAGATTATCTAAGTAATAAAGGTAAGATTATTGTTTCTGAGGTGTTAAAATGA
- the aroB gene encoding 3-dehydroquinate synthase has translation MIYKLNDKEVNIIVGKNLLNSLKIDNNKKYFIIYQDTINDKIKSLISNITHFEIYKVPDREKAKDIEVALDIIKQMVSKEFTRKDAIISFGGGTVSDLSGFVASIFMRGIDLINIPTTLLSMVDASIGGKNGVNFHNIKNVIGTFYQPSMIIIDTSLLDSLPYDEILNGLGEVIKYSIIMDKDLYYYLLNNKEKILKLDDESISYIIRKSIDDKMKIVIRDEKETSGLRTVLNFGHTIGHAIESGSKLKIMHGFAISYGMICETKLGVDLKLISDEIYENVENIINLYDIKINKNEVDLNNALNSLKSDKKRTGNKIIIPLPVDIGKYQLFPIEIEKIEKAIVKCLS, from the coding sequence ATGATTTATAAATTAAATGATAAGGAAGTTAATATAATAGTAGGTAAAAATTTATTAAATAGTCTTAAGATAGATAATAATAAAAAATACTTTATAATTTATCAAGATACTATAAATGATAAAATTAAATCACTTATATCAAACATTACACATTTTGAAATTTATAAAGTACCAGATAGAGAAAAGGCAAAGGATATTGAAGTTGCTCTAGATATAATAAAACAAATGGTGAGCAAAGAGTTCACAAGAAAAGATGCAATAATTTCATTTGGAGGAGGAACTGTTTCTGATTTATCAGGTTTTGTTGCCTCAATTTTCATGAGAGGAATCGATTTAATAAATATACCAACTACTTTATTATCTATGGTAGATGCCTCAATAGGAGGTAAAAATGGCGTAAATTTTCATAATATAAAAAATGTTATAGGAACATTTTATCAACCTTCTATGATAATTATTGATACATCTCTTTTGGATTCATTACCATATGATGAAATATTAAATGGTTTAGGTGAAGTTATAAAATATTCCATAATAATGGATAAGGATCTTTATTATTATTTATTAAATAATAAGGAAAAGATCTTAAAATTAGATGATGAATCTATATCATATATAATAAGAAAATCAATTGATGACAAAATGAAAATTGTGATAAGGGATGAAAAAGAAACAAGTGGTTTGAGAACCGTTTTAAATTTTGGCCATACAATAGGTCATGCTATAGAATCTGGTAGCAAATTAAAAATTATGCATGGATTTGCAATTTCATATGGTATGATTTGTGAAACCAAATTAGGAGTTGACTTAAAATTAATAAGTGATGAAATTTATGAAAATGTTGAAAATATAATAAATTTATATGATATAAAAATTAATAAAAATGAAGTTGATTTAAACAATGCGTTAAATTCATTAAAAAGTGACAAAAAGAGAACTGGAAATAAGATTATAATACCATTACCTGTTGATATTGGTAAATACCAACTTTTCCCCATAGAAATCGAAAAAATAGAGAAGGCGATAGTCAAATGTCTAAGCTAA
- the aroC gene encoding chorismate synthase has product MSGNSLGRIFKITTFGESHGKALGVVIDGLPSGLIISEDDIFFELKYRRPGGIYTSTRKEEDYPIILSGIFNGKTTGMPISIIIENKDPKSIHYEEIKYKPRPGHADITYIEKYGYENWDYRGGGRSSGRETVSRVAAGAIAKKLLLLTDTIVAGYIKKAGTFNVDNTPEFNEILCSRDSPVRTIRNKEGELMKLIETLRKEGDSIGGIVEVVVKNPPKSLGEPVFDKLKADLAKSILSIPGVVGFEYGIGFDSYKFKGSEVMDEIYYDEKFRLRKNISGGILGGISTGEDIILRVAFKPTSSIAKEQKTIDLRDLKPTNLSIIGRHDPCIAIRGVSVVESMVAITLIDHYMLSGIIPRKLSKEQADIIEKRWSEYKQKCI; this is encoded by the coding sequence ATCTCAGGAAACTCATTGGGAAGAATTTTTAAAATAACAACGTTTGGTGAAAGTCATGGTAAAGCATTAGGAGTAGTTATTGATGGCTTGCCATCTGGTTTGATTATAAGTGAAGATGATATATTCTTTGAGCTCAAATATAGAAGACCTGGAGGTATTTATACTTCAACAAGAAAAGAAGAAGATTATCCAATAATTTTAAGCGGTATATTTAATGGTAAAACTACTGGGATGCCAATTTCTATTATTATAGAGAATAAAGATCCAAAATCAATTCATTATGAAGAAATAAAATATAAACCAAGACCTGGACATGCAGATATTACCTATATAGAAAAGTATGGATATGAAAATTGGGATTATAGAGGAGGGGGTAGGAGTAGTGGGAGAGAGACAGTTTCTAGAGTTGCTGCTGGAGCAATTGCTAAGAAATTATTATTATTAACAGACACAATTGTTGCAGGATATATAAAAAAGGCAGGAACTTTTAATGTAGACAATACTCCAGAGTTTAATGAGATCCTATGCTCAAGAGATAGTCCTGTTAGAACTATAAGGAATAAAGAAGGGGAACTTATGAAGTTAATTGAAACATTAAGAAAAGAAGGAGATAGTATAGGGGGTATTGTTGAAGTAGTTGTAAAAAATCCCCCAAAATCTCTTGGTGAACCAGTTTTTGATAAGTTAAAAGCTGATCTTGCTAAATCGATATTATCTATTCCTGGCGTTGTTGGATTTGAATATGGTATTGGTTTCGATTCATATAAATTTAAAGGAAGCGAAGTTATGGATGAAATTTATTATGATGAAAAATTTAGATTAAGAAAAAACATATCAGGAGGAATATTAGGTGGAATATCAACCGGTGAAGATATAATATTAAGGGTGGCATTTAAGCCAACTAGTTCAATTGCAAAGGAACAAAAAACAATTGATTTAAGGGATCTTAAACCAACAAACTTATCAATAATAGGAAGGCATGATCCTTGTATTGCAATAAGAGGAGTTTCTGTAGTAGAATCAATGGTTGCAATAACATTAATTGACCATTATATGCTTTCAGGAATTATTCCAAGGAAATTGAGCAAAGAACAGGCTGATATAATTGAAAAGAGGTGGTCAGAATACAAGCAAAAATGCATATAG
- a CDS encoding 3-phosphoshikimate 1-carboxyvinyltransferase, translated as MKVIILPSKISGEIDAPKSKSIAIRILFGSLLNNITLREEVPGSNDVKAAYNSIIEMGVYHEGNKLKKPYSINLNKKFFAGGSATVARILSSLILTLGGNAIIDGDETLRKRPFDGLIKLAKITNSEVNGNSLPIKLSSKGIKDYIEIPELESSQYITGLMYGFAYKGYGVIKLKSRVPSFSYIMLTMDLLNDIGCKIKYEDNEIVVEKCLKKDYETSFPGDYLLSSFYAVSSLLTGGLTIIHNLYKASNYFGDHKIVDILSDIGVKSKLDNGNWIIKSENLENLRVNVDDSPDMAMSLAPLGVKVEVTLDGINRLKIKESDRIKSIKDVMEKFGSIVSIKDNTINIKPNKINKAEIDCNNDHRVAMMAASISFLSGGIINNAECIGKSDPKHWDRYEKLGGKIKVE; from the coding sequence ATGAAGGTTATAATTTTACCTTCAAAAATAAGCGGTGAAATTGATGCTCCAAAATCAAAAAGCATTGCAATAAGAATTCTCTTTGGATCTTTATTGAATAATATAACATTAAGAGAAGAGGTTCCTGGATCAAATGATGTAAAGGCTGCGTATAATTCAATAATTGAAATGGGAGTATATCATGAAGGAAATAAGTTAAAGAAACCATATTCTATAAACCTAAATAAAAAATTTTTTGCTGGGGGTTCAGCAACAGTTGCAAGAATTTTATCTTCATTAATATTAACATTAGGAGGTAATGCAATAATTGATGGAGATGAAACTTTAAGGAAAAGGCCATTTGATGGTCTTATTAAATTAGCAAAAATAACAAATTCTGAGGTAAATGGAAATTCTTTACCCATAAAATTATCAAGCAAAGGAATTAAAGATTATATTGAAATTCCAGAATTGGAAAGTTCTCAATATATTACTGGATTAATGTATGGATTTGCATATAAAGGTTATGGTGTTATAAAGCTTAAAAGTAGGGTACCATCATTTTCTTATATCATGTTAACCATGGATTTGTTGAATGATATTGGTTGTAAAATTAAATATGAGGATAATGAAATTGTTGTTGAAAAATGCTTGAAGAAAGATTATGAAACTTCTTTTCCTGGAGATTATTTACTTTCTTCATTTTATGCAGTTTCCTCATTGTTAACCGGGGGGTTAACAATTATCCATAACCTTTACAAAGCATCAAATTATTTTGGAGACCATAAGATAGTTGATATCTTATCTGACATAGGAGTTAAATCAAAATTAGATAATGGAAATTGGATTATAAAAAGCGAAAACTTAGAAAATTTAAGAGTAAATGTGGATGATTCCCCAGATATGGCAATGTCATTAGCGCCTTTAGGAGTAAAGGTTGAAGTAACTTTAGATGGAATTAATAGACTTAAAATAAAGGAAAGCGATAGGATTAAATCAATTAAAGATGTCATGGAAAAGTTTGGAAGCATTGTTTCAATAAAAGATAATACAATAAACATAAAACCAAATAAAATAAATAAAGCTGAAATAGATTGTAATAATGATCACAGGGTTGCAATGATGGCAGCTTCAATTTCATTCTTAAGTGGTGGAATAATAAACAACGCGGAATGCATAGGAAAAAGTGATCCTAAACATTGGGATAGATATGAAAAATTAGGGGGTAAGATAAAAGTTGAATAG
- the aroF gene encoding 3-deoxy-7-phosphoheptulonate synthase gives MMSYKLVSKNYKEKTLVKVGNVIIGDKPVIIAGPCAVENREQIIKTALFVKENGAKILRGGAFKPRTSPYSFQGLGEEGLKLLREASEEAKIPFVTEVMDVNTVRLVAAYADALQVGARNMQNFPLLKELGKIDKPVFLKRGFGNTIDELLQSAEYILAGGNDQVVLVERGIRTFESSTRFTLDIAAVPVLKNLTHLPVIVDPSHAAGKRIYVPPLAKAGIAVGSDGLMIEVHPEPDKALSDGPQQLTFEMFKQLMEDLRKIAVIQ, from the coding sequence ATGATGAGTTATAAATTAGTTAGCAAAAATTATAAGGAAAAAACCTTAGTTAAAGTAGGTAATGTAATTATAGGAGATAAGCCAGTTATAATTGCTGGTCCTTGCGCAGTAGAGAATAGAGAACAAATAATTAAGACTGCATTATTTGTAAAAGAAAATGGTGCGAAAATTTTAAGAGGGGGAGCTTTTAAACCTAGAACGTCTCCTTATAGCTTTCAAGGTTTAGGTGAAGAAGGATTAAAACTATTGAGAGAAGCTTCTGAAGAAGCAAAGATTCCCTTTGTTACAGAAGTTATGGATGTAAATACAGTAAGACTTGTTGCAGCATATGCTGATGCCCTGCAAGTTGGAGCAAGAAATATGCAAAACTTTCCATTATTAAAAGAATTAGGTAAAATAGATAAGCCTGTGTTTTTAAAGAGAGGTTTTGGTAATACAATAGACGAGCTGTTGCAATCGGCTGAGTATATATTAGCAGGAGGAAATGATCAGGTAGTATTGGTAGAAAGGGGAATTAGGACTTTTGAATCCTCAACAAGATTTACTTTAGATATAGCAGCAGTACCAGTTTTAAAGAATTTAACTCATTTACCAGTAATAGTTGATCCAAGTCATGCAGCTGGTAAAAGAATTTATGTTCCTCCATTAGCAAAAGCTGGTATAGCCGTTGGATCAGATGGCCTTATGATTGAAGTCCATCCTGAACCTGATAAAGCATTATCGGATGGACCTCAACAACTAACATTTGAAATGTTTAAGCAATTAATGGAAGACCTTAGAAAAATTGCGGTGATTCAATGA
- a CDS encoding shikimate dehydrogenase family protein produces MSKLKLGLVGENISKSPSPLIHNYIYKNYDIDASYNLYEIKREEFDKKINDIINQNYGLNITMPYKENVIKFLRGLSDKVEKIKAVNTIKENIGYNTDYLAFKNILSNYEIKNALVLGAGGAARAAIHAIIELNVENLYIFNRTQERALNIIRELNKISNINVKLIKDISSVKSDLIVNTVPIDLNLNTTKIYIDLVYLRKPKEIAPIIIDGYNFLIEQALLSDEIWFNIKFDEEVKKDLRKLIGKNF; encoded by the coding sequence ATGTCTAAGCTAAAATTGGGATTAGTCGGAGAAAACATAAGTAAAAGCCCATCACCTTTAATTCATAACTACATCTATAAAAATTACGATATCGACGCTTCATATAACTTATATGAAATAAAAAGGGAAGAATTTGATAAAAAAATTAATGATATAATTAATCAAAATTATGGTTTAAATATAACAATGCCATATAAAGAAAATGTAATAAAATTTCTAAGGGGATTATCAGATAAGGTAGAAAAAATTAAGGCAGTTAATACAATAAAAGAAAATATTGGATATAATACAGATTATTTGGCTTTTAAAAACATTTTATCAAATTATGAGATTAAAAATGCCTTAGTATTAGGAGCAGGAGGGGCTGCTAGAGCAGCAATACATGCAATTATTGAATTAAATGTTGAAAATCTATACATATTTAATAGAACTCAGGAAAGGGCATTAAATATAATAAGAGAACTTAATAAAATAAGTAATATTAATGTTAAATTAATAAAAGATATAAGCAGTGTAAAATCTGATTTAATAGTAAATACAGTACCAATTGATTTAAACTTAAATACTACTAAAATTTATATTGATTTAGTTTATTTAAGGAAGCCAAAAGAAATAGCGCCAATAATTATTGATGGCTATAATTTTTTAATAGAACAAGCCTTGCTTTCAGATGAAATTTGGTTTAATATAAAATTCGATGAAGAGGTGAAAAAAGATCTCAGGAAACTCATTGGGAAGAATTTTTAA
- a CDS encoding type I 3-dehydroquinate dehydratase has protein sequence MNRPLIVLSLPYGNIDEYVNKTDLIEIRLDYKKNLSVDDIDNFLKFKDKIIITIRDINEGGIFPIKEETKIRIYKKLYDYGIIYDLEQRFLEKYDLPYENKIVSVHYLNNLPSFNEILEKFKKYNDLFTAKLAVRNIKGYKSILIKFLEVIENATAIPLGANWYERVAFSLLGSKLLYVYDKIQTGEGQPKLEDAMNIMKNIFKQ, from the coding sequence TTGAATAGGCCATTAATTGTATTATCATTACCTTATGGAAATATTGATGAATATGTTAATAAAACTGATTTAATTGAAATTAGATTAGATTATAAGAAAAATTTAAGCGTTGATGACATAGATAATTTCTTAAAATTTAAGGATAAAATAATTATAACAATAAGAGATATTAATGAAGGAGGTATTTTTCCAATTAAAGAAGAAACTAAAATAAGGATCTATAAAAAATTATATGATTATGGTATAATTTATGATTTAGAACAAAGATTTTTGGAAAAATATGATTTGCCATATGAAAATAAGATCGTATCAGTTCATTATTTAAATAACTTACCATCTTTTAATGAAATTCTAGAGAAATTTAAAAAATATAATGATTTGTTTACTGCAAAACTTGCTGTAAGAAATATAAAAGGATATAAATCAATTTTAATTAAATTTTTAGAAGTAATAGAAAATGCAACAGCAATTCCTTTAGGAGCAAATTGGTATGAGAGGGTTGCATTTTCTTTGCTAGGGTCTAAGTTGCTATATGTATATGATAAAATACAAACAGGAGAGGGTCAGCCAAAGCTAGAAGATGCCATGAATATCATGAAAAATATTTTTAAACAGTAA